The Cytophagales bacterium DNA segment TGATGTGGTAAATCCGTATATGGTCTATCTCCATCCTAATGATATTGTATATGTGGAGCCATTACGAAGAAAATACTTACAGAATGTGAACGTATTGGTATCTTTGGCCTCATCTGTTGTTTCGCTTACGCTGGTGCTTGTGAGCCTGTTTTTGCTTGGTGGTCAATAATTATACACTATGAAAAGATTATTAACAGTTGTAGGCACCAGACCCAATATCATCAAGATCACTCAGTTTGAGAAAGTATTAAAGAAATTCTCCCATTTTTCTCACCTGCTTGTACATACAGGGCAGCATTATCACTATAATATGAGTGATATTTTTTTTTCAGATCTGAATATCAAAGCGCCTGATGCCTTTTTAGAGGTGGATAGAAATTCAGCGCTATCCCAAATTGCCCAAATAATGCAGAAGCTGGAAAAAGTTGTAGCAGACTATAAACCCCACCTGATCTTTGTTACAGGAGATGTGAACTCAACACTGGCCGGGGCATTGGTGGCTAATAAAATGGGCGTCAGGCTCGCACATATTGAAAGCGGCTTGCGCAGCTTTGACAAAACAATGCCTGAAGAAAATAACAGGATACTGACCGATGCAGTGGCGGATATGTATTTTGTTACAGAAGAAAGCGGGGTTAATAACTTGCTAAAAGAAGGTAAGGAAGGGAATGACATTTATTTTGTGGGAAATACGATGATAGATACGCTGGTTGCTTTTGAAACAAAAATATTAAAATCAAAAATTTCTAATAAGCTAAAATTGAAGACTAAAGAATATGCCTTAATGACCATGCACAGACCGGCCTGTGTAGATACAAAAGAAGGATTATTAAAACTAATTCACATCATTTCAGAAATAACAAAAATTATTAAAATCGTTTTTCCTTGTCATCCCAGAACAGTAAACAGGTTAAAAGAAACGAAATTGTACGGCCGATTAACAAATAACACAAATACTTCCTTGCTTGAACCTGTCGGATATTTGGATTTTCAAAACTTAGTTTTAAATTCAAAATTTGTTATTACAGATAGCGGGGGAATACAGGAAGAAACCACTTTCAGAAAGATCCCATGTATCACTTTAAGGCCAAATACCGAGCGGCCGATTACAACAGATATAGGATCAAATACACTTATAGATTTTGATATTGCCAGGATTATTCC contains these protein-coding regions:
- a CDS encoding UDP-N-acetylglucosamine 2-epimerase (non-hydrolyzing) gives rise to the protein MKRLLTVVGTRPNIIKITQFEKVLKKFSHFSHLLVHTGQHYHYNMSDIFFSDLNIKAPDAFLEVDRNSALSQIAQIMQKLEKVVADYKPHLIFVTGDVNSTLAGALVANKMGVRLAHIESGLRSFDKTMPEENNRILTDAVADMYFVTEESGVNNLLKEGKEGNDIYFVGNTMIDTLVAFETKILKSKISNKLKLKTKEYALMTMHRPACVDTKEGLLKLIHIISEITKIIKIVFPCHPRTVNRLKETKLYGRLTNNTNTSLLEPVGYLDFQNLVLNSKFVITDSGGIQEETTFRKIPCITLRPNTERPITTDIGSNTLIDFDIARIIPVVASIMNGKYKKSQIPPLWDGKATERIFEVIEKIFNVNTENETTNYTNYTN